CGTGGCCAGCCCCATGAGGGCGGCGAGGGCGACCGGGCGCAGGCGGTGCATCGGCCGGCCGCGCGTCGTCCACAGGGCAACGGCCGTCAGGACGATGCCGACCGGCATCGTGGCGTTGAAGACGACGGGCCAGAGCCCGGCCCGGAAGAGCCCCAGGATCGGCGAGAGCGCGCAGACGAGCGCCCCGCACGCGGCGATCGAGACCGCGTGGCGGCCGATCGCGTCGGCAATACCGGAACTGGTCGATGTGGCGTGCATGGCGTACCTCCTCGGTGATCGGGGCGACGATCCGAAGGTAGGTGCCGACCCGGTGCCGCGCGTCGGGGATTCTCCCGAACGGTGGCCTCGACCGGACAACGACCGCCGCGTATCCTCGACTCATGAGGCGACTGCCGCTCCCGTTTGTGCTCTCCACGGCCGCGGTGGCGTGGAGCGCGGCGTTGGTCGCGGTCGCATATCTCGCCCCGCTCTACTCGGTCGAGAGCGACACGGGTTCGTGTACCTCCGGCGGCCACTGCACGTCCCACGCCGAGCACACGACCGCGACGCTCGTCGAGATGAACGGCGAGTGGGTTTTGGTCATCATCGGCGTCCTGGTCGCGATCGCCGCGCTCGGCTGGCTCGGCCTCCACCTCTACTGCGCCCGCGGAACCCGCGTCGGCCTGATCGTCGGATGGGCCACCGCGATCGCGATCACGGGGTTCAGCGTGATCGCGATCGGGATGGGAATCCTCACGCTGCCGATGGCGATCATGATGATCGTCGCCGCCGCGATGACGCCCGGCCGCGGCGCCCGATCGTCGACCTGATCAGGCCGGCTCGGCGTCGCGGAACGGGTCGAACGACCGCTCGTCGGCCGGATCGCCCATCACCGCACGGGCGCGGCGCAGGAACACGTCGAGGCTGAACGGAGGCGGCTCGTCGCCGTCGACGACCAGCCGGAGCAGCCGCAGCGGCGCCGGCGAGGGCACGTCTGCCTCGGCCGGCGACCGCCGGGCTTCGCGCCACTCGGCCAGCGAGACCACGTTCGCGGCGGGCGCCGGAGCGAGGCCGATGTGGGGCAGTGCGCTCACGGAAGCACCAGCTCCTGGCCGGCGACGATGCCGGCGTCGTGCAGGTCGTTGGCCTGCTCGATCCGGTACACCGCGTCGCGCGGGTCGGACGACGGGTATGCGTGCAGCGCGATCGCCCAGAGCGTCTCCCCCGCCCGCACCGCGTGATGGCGCGGGTGCGAGGCGCCGCTGCTGCTCGGCGCGGCATAGCTCATGACGAACGCGAGGACGACCGCGCTGGCCGCGATGAGGGCCAGGAGGCGGCGGATGTCGAGTGAGGCGAACATGTGTTCGATGATGGTAGCGAACAGGTGTTCGGTTGTCAAGGATCGATGTTCTCGCTCTTTCGGACACGGCTTTCGGAGCGGGTTAGGGTGGCGCGATGACCTCGCCGACCACCGCCGCATGAC
The window above is part of the Gaiellales bacterium genome. Proteins encoded here:
- a CDS encoding LysM peptidoglycan-binding domain-containing protein, which translates into the protein MFASLDIRRLLALIAASAVVLAFVMSYAAPSSSGASHPRHHAVRAGETLWAIALHAYPSSDPRDAVYRIEQANDLHDAGIVAGQELVLP